The sequence below is a genomic window from Streptomyces sp. NBC_00289.
GCTGGACTCGATCGAGGCCGAGGACCTCGACCGGATCGGCACCGAGATCGACTGGGTGATGAAGTACAAGCTCATCGAGCGGTACCGGGCCAAGCACAACATGACCATGTCCCATCCGCGGGTCGCGCAGATAGACCTCGCGTATCACGACATTCACCGCCGTCGTGGTCTGTACTACCTTCTGGAGAGGAAGGGTCAAGCCGCCCGGATCTGCAATGACATGAAGATCTTCGAGGGCAAATCGGTTCCGCCGCAGACCACTCGGGCCAGGCTGCGCGGCGACTTCATCCGCAGGGCCCAGGAACAGCGCCGCGACTTCACGGTCGACTGGGTCCACCTCAAGCTCAACGACCAGGCTCAGCGCACGGTCTTGTGCAAGGACCCGTTCCGTTCCGTGGACGACCGGGTGGAGAAGCTGATCGCCGGAATGTGAGCAATGCGTTCCGGGGCGCCTTCCGGAACGCAACGCGGGCGCCGTACGTTTCCCGTACGGCGCCCTTCGCACGCCGTAGAGTTGCGCGGACGCCATCATCAAGATCGACCGATACGAGGCTTTCACCGTGCGCCGACGCTCACTTCTCATCGCCGTACCCGCAGGACTGGTCACGATCGCCGGATGCGGCGATGACAAGAAGGACTCGAGCAAGGCCAGCGACAGCGCCTCGCCGTCACCCTCCGCCTCGGCCACGTCAGCGGCACCGCCGCCGAAGATCGTCGACGGACCGGTGCCGGCCATCACCGCGGGGACGAAGTTCGACGAGAAGCCGACGGTGGCCAAGGGCAGCGGCGATCCGTCGAAGAACCTCGCGGTGAAGACGGTCATCGCGGGCAGCGGGCGGGCGGTGGCGGAGGGCGACTACATCCAGGCGAACTACCTCGGCCAGATCTGGTCGACGGCGAAGGTCTTCGACAACTCCTACGACCGCAACGCCCCGCTGGTCCTCCAGCTCGCGCAGGGCAGCATCATCGACGGCTGGCGCTACGGCCTGGCCGGCCGGAAGGTGGGCAGCCGCGTCGAGATGGCCATTCCGCCGACCTGGGGATACGGCACGCAGGGCAACGCCCAGGCGGGCATCAAGGGCACCGACACGCTCGTCTTCGTGATCGACATCCAGGACGCGTTCAACGCCAAGAGCTCCGCCAAGGGCAAGACCGTCGCCCAGGACGACGCGGACCTGCCGAAGGTGGGTACCAACACCGACGGCAAGGCGCCCTCGATCGAGGTTCCCAAGGCCGACGCGCCGACGAAACTCGTGTCGAACTACGTCCTGGAGGGCGACGGCGCGCCCGTGAAGGCGGACCAGACGGTCCTCGTGCAGTTCAAGGGCGTGGTCTGGGACAGCGGCAAGGAGTTCGAGTCGACGTACACCCGCAAGCAGCTCAGCTCCTTCTCCCTGACGCAGATGCAGCAGCTGGTCAAGGGTCTGGCGGAGGGGCTGGAGGGCAAGAAGGTGGGCAGCCGGGTGCTGTTGGTGATGCCCCCGAAGCTCGGGTACGGGGACAACCCGCCGACGGGCGGCGCTATCAAGAAGGACTCCACGCTGGTGTTCTCCGTCGACATCCTGGCCGCGATGTGACCTGCCGGGTCTGTAAGACTGTCCGCGTTGCCTTTCGTACACAAGCAGGAGTCACCACGTGAGCATCGAGAAGCCCGAGATCGACTTCCCGGGCGGCGAGCCCCCGGCCGACCTCGAGATCAAGGACATCTGGGAGGGCGAGGGCGCCGAGGCGACCGCCGGTCAGACCGTCACCGTCCACTACGTGGGCGTGGCCTTCAGCACCGGCGAGGAGTTCGACGCCAGCTGGAACCGTGGCACCCCGTTCCGCTTCCCGCTGGGCGGCGGCCGGGTCATCCAGGGCTGGGACCTCGGCGTTCAGGGCATGAAGGTCGGCGGCCGGCGCCAGCTGACCATCCCCGCCCACCTCGCCTACGGCAACCAGAGCCCGACCCCGGCGATCAAGCCCGGCGAGACCCTGATCTTCGTCGTCGACCTGCTCGGGGTCTGATCGTCGTACAGGAGTCGTAAGTGATCACCTAGCGGTCGGAACCTCGTACGACGTCCGTACGGGATCCGGTCGGACCCGATCACCAGTGGCCCATGCCCGCCCGGGCGTGGGCCCTCGGCTTTTGCCCGGCCACTTCGGAGCGGTACGGTCAACGATCGTAAGCACCATAGGGAGGCGAAGGGCGTCGATGGCCATTGCCAAGGCCGAGCGACTGATGAACCTGGCGCTGTGTCTGCTCGGAACGCGCCGGCCGCTCAGCAAGCGTGAGCTGCGCGAGTCCATTGAGGCCTACCTCGAAGCGGGCAGCGACGACTCCTTCAACCGCATGTTCGAGCGGGACAAGGACGACCTGCGGGAACTGGGACTCGTGATCGAGACCGTCGAGAACCTGGACGGCGAGGTCGGCTACCTGGCGCGCCGCGACAGCAACCGCCTCCCGCCGGTCACCCTCGACGCCGAGGAGGCCGCCGCCCTCGGCCTGGCCGCCAAGGTGTGGCAGCAGGCCCGGCTGGCCGGCGCGGCCAGCGGCGCGCTGCAGAAGCTGCGGGCGGCGGGGCTGCCCGAGGACTTCGACCCGTCCGAGGCACATGGCGCCCTCGAACCGCGCATCCCGGTGCACGAGGCGGCGTTCGAGCCGCTGATGCTGGCCTGCCGTGACCGCCGGCCGGTGGTCTTCGACTACCGCAAGGCGAACGCCGCCCAGCCCGAGCCCCGGCATGTCGAGCCGTGGGCCCTGGAGTGCTGGCGCGGGACCTGGTACCTCGCCGGCTGGGACCGTGACCGCGGCGCCGAGCGGGTGTTCCGGCTGTCGCGCATCACCGGGAAGGTGCGCTCGCGCGGCGCCCGGTTCACCGCCCCGGTTCCCGACGTGGTCACGGTCCGCGAGACCGTCGCGAGCTGGGCGGGGGAGACCGCCGACCGCTCGGCGCTGATCCGGCTGCGCAGGGACGCGGGGTACCCGCTGCGGGCGAAGGCCACCGCGGTGCGGGCGTTGGGGGACGGCTGGGACGAGCTGGAGATCCCGTACGGACACGGGCTCGACGCCTGGCTGGTGGAGTTCGGGCCGGACGTGGTGGTCCTGGAACCCGCCGAACTGCGGGCCGACGTGCTGGACCGGCTGCGTGCCGTGGCCAAGGGCTGAGGGGGAACGGACAACACAGTGGCAGGCAAACCGGTCAGGCCCACGAACGCCATCGACCAGACCCGGCGGATGCTCTCGCTGGTGACCTATCTGCGGGAGCGCCCGGGGGCGAAGGTCGAGGACGTCGCCCGCGCCTTCGGGATCACCGAGGACGAGCTGGTCTCCGACCTCGACGTGCTGCCCATGTGCGGCACCAGCTTCCGCGGCGGCGACCTGCTCGACATCGACACGGACGGCGAGCGCATCTGGTGGCACAACCCCGACGACGTGGCGGAGCCGCTGAGGCTCGCCGCGGACGAGGCGACCGCGCTGCTGGTGGCCGCCCGCGCGGTGTCCACCCTGCCCGGTCTGCGTGAGAGCGACCGGCAGGCGCTGCTGCGCGCCACCGCCAAGGTGGAGGCCGCGGCCGGCGAACAGGCCGGCGCGAGCTCCCGGCTGTCGGTGACCTTCGAGTCCGAGGGCGGTGTCTTCGCCGACGTCGACCGGGCCATC
It includes:
- a CDS encoding FKBP-type peptidyl-prolyl cis-trans isomerase, producing the protein MRRRSLLIAVPAGLVTIAGCGDDKKDSSKASDSASPSPSASATSAAPPPKIVDGPVPAITAGTKFDEKPTVAKGSGDPSKNLAVKTVIAGSGRAVAEGDYIQANYLGQIWSTAKVFDNSYDRNAPLVLQLAQGSIIDGWRYGLAGRKVGSRVEMAIPPTWGYGTQGNAQAGIKGTDTLVFVIDIQDAFNAKSSAKGKTVAQDDADLPKVGTNTDGKAPSIEVPKADAPTKLVSNYVLEGDGAPVKADQTVLVQFKGVVWDSGKEFESTYTRKQLSSFSLTQMQQLVKGLAEGLEGKKVGSRVLLVMPPKLGYGDNPPTGGAIKKDSTLVFSVDILAAM
- a CDS encoding FKBP-type peptidyl-prolyl cis-trans isomerase is translated as MSIEKPEIDFPGGEPPADLEIKDIWEGEGAEATAGQTVTVHYVGVAFSTGEEFDASWNRGTPFRFPLGGGRVIQGWDLGVQGMKVGGRRQLTIPAHLAYGNQSPTPAIKPGETLIFVVDLLGV
- a CDS encoding helix-turn-helix transcriptional regulator is translated as MAIAKAERLMNLALCLLGTRRPLSKRELRESIEAYLEAGSDDSFNRMFERDKDDLRELGLVIETVENLDGEVGYLARRDSNRLPPVTLDAEEAAALGLAAKVWQQARLAGAASGALQKLRAAGLPEDFDPSEAHGALEPRIPVHEAAFEPLMLACRDRRPVVFDYRKANAAQPEPRHVEPWALECWRGTWYLAGWDRDRGAERVFRLSRITGKVRSRGARFTAPVPDVVTVRETVASWAGETADRSALIRLRRDAGYPLRAKATAVRALGDGWDELEIPYGHGLDAWLVEFGPDVVVLEPAELRADVLDRLRAVAKG